From Catenulispora sp. GP43, one genomic window encodes:
- a CDS encoding TetR/AcrR family transcriptional regulator has protein sequence MGRVSQAQAQENRAKVVAAAARLLRERGTDVSVADMMKAAGLTHGGFYKQFESKEALVAEATALAFANQEQLRARTETAHDGDHDEARRSLTDWYLSTEHRDTPGEGCPTAALAVDMARGEDDSAARRVYADGVRDFAAWIAVEGEDDGLVRLSTMVGALLLARSTEGTELSERFLDAAREAIG, from the coding sequence ATGGGTCGCGTGTCACAGGCCCAGGCCCAGGAGAACCGTGCCAAGGTGGTGGCCGCCGCCGCCCGCCTGCTGCGCGAACGCGGCACCGACGTCAGCGTCGCGGACATGATGAAGGCGGCCGGCCTGACCCACGGCGGCTTCTACAAGCAGTTCGAGTCCAAGGAGGCGCTGGTCGCCGAGGCCACGGCGCTGGCCTTCGCGAACCAGGAACAACTGCGCGCCCGCACCGAGACCGCGCACGACGGCGACCACGACGAAGCCCGCCGATCCCTGACCGACTGGTACCTGTCGACCGAGCACCGCGACACCCCCGGCGAAGGCTGCCCCACCGCGGCCCTGGCCGTCGACATGGCCCGCGGCGAGGACGACTCCGCGGCGCGCCGGGTGTACGCCGATGGCGTGCGCGACTTCGCCGCGTGGATAGCCGTCGAGGGGGAGGACGACGGCCTGGTGCGGCTCTCGACGATGGTCGGGGCGCTGCTGCTCGCGCGCTCGACCGAGGGGACCGAGTTGTCGGAGCGGTTTCTCGACGCGGCGCGCGAGGCCATCGGTTGA
- a CDS encoding DapH/DapD/GlmU-related protein: MYGYGRGIATISTRHDAMLEVWYPEPSLEGLGAELPPLKAFDDDFRHVRFEAVETTIDLDAPPNGAADAYLRLHLLSSRLVQPHGLNVDGIFGQLTTVAWTDRGSVHPDDLADVRMACRLSGTPLTVHAVDKFPRMTDFVSPPGIRVADAGRVRLGAHLAEGTVVMHEGLVNFNAGTLGPCMVEGRITAGSVVDADTDIGAGSSIMGTLSGGGANVSRIGRRCLLGANSGTGISLGDDCAVEAGLYITRGTLVTLPDGAVVKAIELSGKPGILFRRHSVKGNVEAVAWKSNSFTGLNADLHA; encoded by the coding sequence ATGTACGGATACGGACGCGGTATCGCCACGATCTCCACCCGGCACGACGCCATGCTCGAGGTCTGGTATCCCGAGCCCTCGCTCGAAGGGCTCGGTGCCGAGCTGCCGCCTCTCAAAGCCTTCGACGACGACTTCCGCCACGTCCGGTTCGAGGCCGTCGAGACGACGATCGACTTGGACGCGCCACCGAACGGCGCCGCGGACGCCTACCTGCGCCTGCACCTGTTGTCTTCACGGCTGGTCCAGCCACACGGACTGAACGTCGACGGCATCTTCGGCCAGCTCACCACGGTGGCCTGGACCGACCGCGGGTCCGTCCACCCAGACGACCTCGCCGATGTGCGGATGGCCTGTCGCCTGTCCGGAACCCCGTTGACCGTCCACGCCGTCGACAAGTTCCCCCGCATGACCGATTTCGTCTCCCCGCCCGGAATCCGCGTCGCCGACGCCGGCCGCGTCCGACTCGGGGCGCACCTGGCCGAGGGCACGGTGGTCATGCACGAGGGCCTGGTCAACTTCAACGCCGGCACGCTGGGGCCGTGCATGGTCGAAGGACGCATCACGGCCGGCAGCGTCGTGGACGCCGACACCGACATCGGCGCGGGCTCCTCGATCATGGGGACGCTGTCCGGCGGCGGAGCGAACGTCTCGCGCATCGGTCGCCGTTGCCTGCTGGGGGCGAACTCCGGGACGGGCATCTCGCTGGGCGACGACTGCGCGGTGGAGGCAGGGCTCTACATCACGCGCGGCACGCTGGTGACGCTGCCGGACGGGGCGGTCGTCAAGGCGATCGAGCTCAGCGGCAAGCCGGGGATCCTGTTCCGGCGGCACAGTGTGAAGGGGAACGTGGAGGCCGTGGCCTGGAAGTCGAACTCGTTCACCGGGCTCAACGCGGACCTGCACGCCTAG
- a CDS encoding alpha/beta fold hydrolase, whose product MDTYSGTPTQVVHAVNANANANANANAIEYAYRRTGTGTPLLLLQHFRGNLDNWDPALIDALARHREVITFDNTGVGATTGRTPDTVAAMADDAIAFLDALGLERVDLLGFSLGSFVAQEIALTRPDAVGRIVLAASAPQGASGMHGWHPDVIAAVGGREPSPEGYVSVFFTGTPTGSAAAQDATARIFGSRAEGHDAPTTWQTRQAQYDAVTRWGIPDHAKLERLQGITHPVFVANGDSDPMILPRYSHLLAGLLPDARIKIYSDAAHGFLFQHHQEFAADVEAFLAG is encoded by the coding sequence ATGGACACCTACTCCGGGACCCCGACCCAGGTCGTGCACGCGGTTAACGCCAATGCCAATGCCAATGCCAATGCCAATGCCATCGAATACGCCTACCGCCGCACCGGCACCGGCACGCCGCTGCTCCTCCTCCAGCACTTCCGCGGCAACCTCGACAACTGGGACCCGGCGCTGATCGACGCGCTGGCGCGGCACCGCGAGGTGATCACGTTCGACAACACCGGCGTCGGCGCCACCACCGGCCGCACCCCGGACACCGTCGCGGCGATGGCCGACGACGCCATCGCCTTCCTCGACGCGCTGGGCCTGGAGCGTGTGGACCTGCTCGGCTTCTCCCTCGGCAGCTTCGTCGCCCAGGAGATCGCCCTGACCCGCCCGGACGCGGTCGGCCGCATCGTGCTCGCCGCCTCCGCCCCGCAAGGCGCGTCGGGCATGCACGGCTGGCACCCGGACGTCATCGCCGCGGTCGGCGGCCGCGAGCCCTCACCGGAGGGTTACGTGAGCGTCTTCTTCACCGGCACCCCGACCGGATCGGCCGCCGCCCAGGACGCGACCGCGCGCATCTTCGGCTCCCGGGCCGAGGGGCACGACGCCCCGACGACCTGGCAGACCCGCCAGGCCCAGTACGACGCCGTCACCCGCTGGGGCATCCCCGACCACGCGAAGCTCGAGCGACTCCAAGGCATCACGCACCCGGTGTTCGTCGCCAACGGCGACAGCGACCCGATGATCCTGCCGCGCTACTCGCACCTGCTCGCGGGCCTGCTGCCCGACGCCCGGATCAAGATCTACTCCGACGCGGCACACGGCTTCCTCTTCCAGCACCACCAGGAGTTCGCCGCCGACGTCGAGGCCTTCCTGGCCGGCTGA
- a CDS encoding BTAD domain-containing putative transcriptional regulator, producing the protein MRFAILGPTTVDDGAGVTALPPGIPEAVLVALLLHSPRAVQLDVLIDAVWPERPPMAAVDSLRNHLSRLRRFLGPVAAERLTTRPSGYRIDLDGAEFDVAEFLDLSRQGRRLAEAGQWAESSSVLTAAQELWRGEPLAGRMVGLDLASRLHTLREERLLGQTVRIDADLHLGRHRELVGELLDLTATQPLHEPVWRQLSLALYRAGRQADALEAFRRLRSLLDEQLGVEPSAELRELYQRMLQQDPALHLDHADTDSGSNEVAVPASPAAEKAPVTVAVAQLPALIGDFTGRDEQIRLLHEALTVRSGRAGQVPVAVITGGGGLGKTSLAIAAAHTMSGLFPDGSLFVDLHGMDAATRDPAEVLRQWLVDLGTPSESVPVDAEARQARFRSLTHAKRLLVVVDNARNAAQVLALLPASPGCAVLVTSRSRLADLPATARLDLQPLSASEALSMLEELVGAERLRAEPQATGDILRVCAGLPLALRIVGARLQARRSWQVHTLATRLEDEHRRLDELSIGDLAARASFEVSFHGLPSGTSPETSPARVFTLLGLVAGPDITGAAVAALAGVPLDDVEDALEVLLDSHLVDSVSPGRYYLHDLLRDFARELATPAANESPEHASDRLSALGRLLHWYCHTASAAADQLAPRTAKWGLLSRIPAAEAVPSFAGRDVAWQWFVDELANLQAAVASAEAHLPGPEAWVLASQLVLFFTQGSRWAEAAATFGVALKSAQRDGDPLARARMLSIHAYALGHLERHEEALESARLGVEAAELIGEPKLLIIAYNAHGWVLLKAGDARAAVGVQQKMVDVLRTTDQPERLAAGLADLAEALAADGEHSAAAACLEEALPLARMASTRFIEAYVLNAMGVAHDANGNAAQAVSLLTDAAQLRASIDDRPGQAESLLRLSRALAHLGRTEDAAAIWNEASALVDEIGSIRLIELRATLEKEEKEGAGAEDTAYNR; encoded by the coding sequence GTGCGTTTCGCCATACTGGGACCGACAACGGTGGACGACGGGGCCGGGGTCACGGCGCTGCCGCCGGGCATCCCGGAGGCGGTGCTGGTGGCGTTGCTGCTGCACAGCCCGCGCGCGGTCCAGCTCGACGTCCTCATCGACGCGGTGTGGCCCGAGCGCCCGCCGATGGCGGCGGTGGACTCGTTGAGGAACCACCTGAGCAGGCTGCGGCGGTTCCTGGGGCCGGTGGCCGCCGAGCGCCTGACGACGCGGCCGTCGGGCTACCGGATCGATCTGGACGGCGCGGAGTTCGACGTCGCAGAGTTCTTGGATCTGTCGCGGCAGGGCCGGCGGCTGGCCGAGGCCGGGCAGTGGGCCGAGTCGTCGTCGGTCCTGACCGCCGCGCAGGAGCTGTGGCGCGGCGAGCCGCTGGCCGGCCGGATGGTCGGCCTGGACCTCGCGAGCCGGCTGCACACGCTGCGCGAGGAGCGGTTGTTGGGGCAGACGGTCCGCATCGACGCGGACCTGCACCTGGGACGGCACCGCGAACTGGTCGGGGAGCTGCTGGACCTGACGGCGACGCAACCGCTGCACGAGCCGGTGTGGCGGCAGCTGAGCCTGGCGTTGTATCGCGCGGGACGGCAGGCGGACGCGCTGGAGGCGTTCCGGCGTCTGCGGTCCCTGCTGGACGAGCAACTGGGCGTCGAGCCCTCGGCCGAGCTGCGGGAGCTGTATCAGCGGATGCTGCAACAGGATCCTGCGTTGCACTTGGACCATGCGGATACTGATTCAGGGAGCAACGAGGTGGCGGTGCCTGCCTCGCCGGCTGCCGAAAAGGCTCCCGTCACTGTCGCCGTGGCCCAGCTCCCGGCGCTCATCGGCGACTTCACCGGCCGCGACGAGCAGATCCGGCTGCTGCACGAGGCGCTCACCGTCCGGTCGGGCCGGGCCGGCCAGGTCCCCGTCGCGGTGATCACCGGCGGCGGCGGTCTGGGCAAGACGTCGCTGGCGATCGCCGCGGCCCACACCATGTCCGGCCTGTTCCCCGACGGAAGCCTGTTCGTGGACTTGCACGGGATGGACGCCGCGACCCGCGATCCCGCCGAGGTGCTGCGGCAGTGGCTGGTGGATCTGGGGACCCCGTCGGAGTCGGTACCGGTGGACGCCGAGGCCCGCCAAGCGCGTTTCCGCAGTCTGACGCACGCCAAACGGCTCCTGGTCGTCGTCGACAACGCGCGCAACGCCGCGCAGGTGCTTGCGCTGCTGCCGGCCTCGCCCGGCTGTGCCGTCCTGGTCACCAGCCGCTCCCGGCTGGCCGATCTGCCGGCCACGGCGCGCCTGGACCTGCAGCCCTTGTCGGCCTCCGAGGCGCTGAGCATGCTGGAGGAACTGGTCGGCGCCGAGCGTCTGCGGGCCGAGCCTCAGGCGACCGGCGACATCCTGCGGGTGTGCGCCGGCCTGCCGCTGGCGCTGCGCATCGTCGGGGCCCGGCTGCAGGCTCGCCGTTCCTGGCAGGTGCACACGCTCGCGACCCGGCTGGAGGACGAGCACCGGCGGCTGGACGAGCTGAGCATCGGCGATCTGGCGGCCCGGGCCAGTTTCGAGGTGAGCTTCCACGGTCTGCCGTCCGGCACCAGCCCGGAAACGTCACCGGCCCGGGTGTTCACCCTCCTCGGTCTGGTGGCCGGCCCGGACATCACCGGCGCCGCGGTCGCCGCGCTGGCCGGCGTTCCGCTGGACGACGTGGAGGACGCCTTGGAAGTCCTCCTGGACTCGCACCTGGTGGACAGCGTCAGTCCCGGCCGCTACTACCTGCACGACCTGTTGCGGGACTTCGCCCGCGAACTCGCGACGCCCGCCGCGAACGAGAGCCCTGAGCACGCCTCGGACCGTCTGTCGGCACTCGGCCGGCTGCTGCACTGGTACTGCCACACGGCCTCGGCGGCCGCCGACCAGCTGGCGCCCCGGACGGCCAAGTGGGGGCTGCTGTCCCGGATCCCGGCGGCCGAGGCGGTGCCGAGCTTCGCCGGCCGCGACGTGGCCTGGCAGTGGTTCGTGGACGAACTCGCCAACCTGCAGGCCGCCGTGGCCTCCGCCGAGGCGCACCTGCCCGGCCCGGAGGCCTGGGTGCTCGCCTCGCAGCTGGTCCTGTTCTTCACCCAGGGCAGCCGCTGGGCCGAGGCGGCGGCGACCTTCGGCGTCGCGCTGAAGTCGGCGCAGCGGGACGGGGATCCGCTGGCGCGGGCCCGGATGCTCAGCATCCACGCGTACGCCCTGGGCCACCTCGAACGGCACGAGGAGGCGCTGGAGTCGGCCCGCCTCGGCGTCGAGGCCGCCGAGCTGATCGGCGAGCCGAAGCTGCTGATCATCGCGTACAACGCCCACGGCTGGGTGCTGCTGAAGGCCGGGGACGCGCGGGCGGCGGTGGGCGTCCAGCAGAAGATGGTCGACGTCCTGCGCACCACCGACCAGCCCGAGCGCCTGGCCGCGGGCCTGGCCGACCTGGCCGAGGCGCTGGCCGCCGACGGCGAGCACAGCGCGGCCGCCGCGTGCCTGGAGGAGGCGCTGCCGCTGGCGCGCATGGCGTCCACGCGGTTCATCGAGGCGTACGTGCTCAACGCCATGGGAGTCGCGCACGACGCCAACGGCAACGCGGCCCAGGCGGTGTCCCTGCTGACCGACGCCGCGCAGCTGCGGGCCTCGATCGACGACCGCCCCGGGCAGGCCGAGAGCCTGCTGCGGCTGAGCAGGGCCCTGGCCCACCTCGGCCGGACGGAGGACGCCGCGGCGATCTGGAACGAGGCCTCGGCGCTGGTCGACGAGATCGGGAGCATCCGGCTCATCGAGCTGCGTGCCACGCTGGAGAAGGAGGAGAAGGAGGGCGCCGGCGCGGAGGACACGGCCTACAATAGGTGA